ttatttcagtatTAAATGGTGGGGGGTgggtttaacagctgcagacatttaaagcgaAGGGATacttttaaaaccacaacatcttcttctactccttttcttaatttaatgatctttcagggaccggacaggaagctttgggggggcctgatatggcccccgggccgccagttgatgatcagtgatgtaGGATGTAAAGTTAATTTAACTCGTAAAGATGACATGAAACTGTGCTTACATCACTCTCCAGCAGGTTGAACATGCTCTGCTCTGCGATCTCTTTGCTCTCGTCGAACTTCTCCAACGCCTGTTTGATCTCGTCATCCTGGACTTTCCCTTGACGCTTCTTCTTGTAGTCAAAGTCCAGACGGCGGCCCTCCATCTTCTTTAAATGATGCTGCAGGGATAGAAAACACGAGAGACCTTAAGAGAGCTACATCTAGGAAGTTCAAGTATAGAAATCAGAAGCCTCCATCACCGTTTCTAGACATGCTATGGAGATCATACGATCACTCATCCACAGGTGTTTCGCTCACCTGGATCTCTTTGAGGTCTTTGTCGTGGAGGTTCTGCAGCGGGTCGATGAAGTTCTGTTTGACCTCCATGTCCAGAGCGTCTTTCACCTCCCCAAGCTCCTTCATCGCCTCGCTGGCATCAATCAACGCCAAACCTGGAAATAGAGGCGATGGGAAAACAgtgtaaatattgaaaaaatgagaaaagaaaagtttagaaGCTCTCCTGTTGCTTTAGGATGTAACTCTGGCAGTATAATCCTAGGGGATACATGCAGCTGATATGAGAACCTTAGCAGCTATTATATTCTTATCTCTAAAGCCACTAGACTCTACTCACAAGAAGAGCCGTTTTTTGTCATGGTTGAACAAAAATATTGTATAAGACTGAAACAAACCATCTAAAACACCAAAGCCgaatgacaaaacaaacaaacttgtcAAGGCAAAGTTAAAGTAACATCTTCTAAAAAAGCTGCTTATAAAAAAGCACCAGGCATTAGCAAGGAAGAAATGTTCTGTAACTGATGAGAGCAGTCAAATGTCACTTTCCACTCTCCAGATGCCACCCAAACAAGCTCAGGcagcagatttaaaaacagtGGTAGCAACACCATTGAAGTTCATTGCCTTTTGTGCTTTGATTATTTCGAGAATGCAAACCATAATATCACAAAGGAGCACAAAAGAAGAGCTCTGCAGCTTTGGGCTCAAACTAGAGAGGAGTAAAGTTGTCAAACGTGTCAATGCTGTTCAAAGGGCTTGGGGTGCAAATCCGTTCAGCTGATGTAACCtattagcttgatgctaacataATGGAGTCACAAACAGAATTAGCATTATGTCAGTTCTAATTTCAAGAAATTATCTATTTCctcaaacaaaactaaaaaaactgttttattcatcGTTTACATGAAAATGCTCAGTTAAAAACTTCTGTGTCGTTATCTAAATATGCTTCTAAGCATTGTTGTTGTGTCTTCAGACATCAAAAATGTCTTCTATGGTATTTAACAGCACAAGGTCGGTCACATTCCCAGTGCGTCTTGGCCTGCGCCAGAGCTGCCCCTTGTCTCCGAGATCTTCATGGACAGAATCTAAAAGACAGTCGGGGGGAAGAGGGTTTCCAGTTCCTGGAGCTCAGAGTCacattgctgctttttgcagacgatgtggttctgttggcttccttaACTTAGACCTTTGGCAGTCTCTGGAGCGTTTTACGGCTGGTTCGAGAATAAGCACCTCCCAGTCTGGGACCATGGTCCTCTGCTGGAAAGTGGTGGActgctccctctgggtggggagtgtctttgccccaagtgaaggagttcaagcatcttggggtcttgttcacgagcgagggtagaatggactgcaaaattgacaggcggattggtgcagcatcagttTTGCAGGCGCTGTACAgtaccgttgtggtgaagagggagctaaTCCGAAAAGCAAAGCTCTCGATTGACCAgtcgatctacctcccaaccctcaactatggtcatgaactctgggtaacaACCAAAAGAACGAGATCACAGATACAAGCAGTCGAAATGAggttcctcaggagggtgtcagGGCTCAGCCTAGAGATAGGATGAGGAGCTTAGAAATCCGGGAGGTTCTGGAAATAGAGCCGCTGCTCTTTCATGTTGAAAGGAGAcagctgaggtggtttgggcatctgatcagcaGACCCAGGTCTTGCTGGattatcccatctggcctggtgAAGCTGGGAAATGTTACGGGGAGAAGgacgtctgggttgacttacttCACCTGCTGTCACCATGACCCGACcccggataagcagaagaagatggatggatatttaACAGTGGTTAGCTAACAGCTTTAAGAGGCACTACAGCTAAAGTCTGGCAGTAGTGCCTCTAAAAACTTAGATGCcagtaaaataataattcagtaaaatcttttttttccattactgATCAGAGGTTACTTTGTGGcagcatttccaatatggcgATCCCATCATTGGACTTTAAAATCCCCCTCAGGAACCAGTGGCTGACATCACTGTGATGTCCATATTTAATATGGTCTAATCCCTCTTACCGAAGCAGGACTCCTCCCCTAACTCCCGTCCAAACTTCAACATGGCGTCCCCCAGGATGGACTCTGCCTGTGGGTAACCAGGTCCCTTGTCCTGGCCGCGGATCTTTGACATGGTGTTGATCATACTCAGCTTGGCTCTGGATGCTGCAGGAGAAGAGGGTTAGATAAAACAGTAAGAGGATGTTTTTTAAGGCTACATGCCTCTTATTGGATGGAGTTTACAGGTGTGTTCATACCTGGATTGGGTTGTAGGTACTCTATGGTTTTGGTCATGATGTCCAGCACTGCTCTGCTGGTGACGTCCACCTTCTACAGATGGAAACACATCAAGAAAATGATGAGACAgtggaaagaaaacagaataaatgtcGGTATAGATGAACAAAATAGATGCTCTTCTTAATCTAGAGGATTTGTTCATGAGAAACAAGCTTCTGTTAATAAACAGAGCACTATATCCTACAACTTTGTTATTCCTTGCGCAacatgatggcagcaacacatctcaaaaaagatgAGACAGGGccaccattgtgtagcatcgcctcttcttttaacaactgcccgtaaatgtctgggaagtgaggaggcCAGTTGCTGAagaagaatgttgtcccattcttgtctgaagTAGGATtgtagctgctcaacagtcctgggttgTCGTTGCTGGAtttctccttttctgatgctctaaatgtttttttttggtgaaagtAGGAtgcatgttgctctaaaagctctctctacttctcagcattgatagttcctttccagatgttagagctgcccacgccataggcactaatgcaacaccataccatcagagatgcagactttagAGCTAATAACAATCTGGTTCgtccctcttctctttagtccacaggacacagcttCAATGGTTtgcaaaaagaatttcaaattttgatttatgtgaccacagaacagtttttcatgtttcctcagtccattttaatgagctttggtccagagaagacggcggtgttcctagatcctgttcacatgtggcttcttctctccatgttCCAGCTTttactgtcatttgtggatggcacagccaactgtgctgacagacaatgatttctggaagggTTCCttagtccatgcagtgatttcagccaagaatcatgcctgttttttatacggtggcccctgagggccccgagatcaccagcatccaatattgaccttcagccttatCCCTTTGGACTAAAGATGGTTGGATATtaaaagtctttgcaattttacgtttaagaacattttactaaaattgttccacaacttttagacacagtttttcacagtttggtggacctctgctcatctttacttctgagagaccctgcctctctagaattctccttttatacccatctttttttcatccttttgttgccctgtcccttcttttttgagatgtgttgctgctatcaaattcaaaatgagctaatattttttcatgaaatggtaaaatgtctcagttcaagtgctgacatgttgtttatgctccattgtgaataaaatatgggcttATGAGATTcaacaatcattgcattctggttttatttacatttcacacagtgtcccaacttttttggaagtggggTTGTATATAttaagtttttatgtttattcttAAAGAACTGTGACAGCTACAGAGGGAGTAAACTTAGGATCTATGTGATGAACAGTATTTTAAATTTGGAGTATTTCGCTTAAATTAAAGTGAACAGACGGAGAGATTTACCTTTTCCATTTCTTTGAAGTCATCGTCTAGCTTGGTCCCTTCGGCTCCTCCAACCTTCTCGCTGActttctgcagcacaaacataaaaagaggaaaataaggtTAGACATTTCCATCCGTAGATACTGTAATGGAAAGAAAGTGCTCATTTAGAAGTCCTAGTGAAGAGACACCATAAGTTTTGGCGTCAGATGGAGAGACAACAAGAGAAAAAGCTGTAGGAGGGTGGAAGCATAGACAAAGAGACTGAAAACAAGGACTACTATGTCTAAAACGGAGCCTTTAGCTCCTCAGTGTTACTGTTAGTCTGTGAAATACATTTAAGTGAATCTCTGATGTAATATACTTTTCATTCTGGCCTCTGTAAGCagcaaaaaagcattttaaattcTATGACAGCCTCTTTATCCTGgtacaataaaacacaattacAACTCCAACACAAAGCAGCAGATCCGAGTGGGCTTTAACTCCATTCTCAGTGTTTTTGTTAATGAATTATTTAACATGTTATGAAAATGAAAGGGTTAGATTTCTGCTGATTTCACACTGCTTCTTCTCTCCAGCCTGCATACATAATAAATCAGAGCGCTGCAGAGCTTCAAAGGCAGTTTACACTTCCAATGGACGCCATGTTGGAGCGCCGGGTTTTCTTTAAACATTATATCTATTAGTGCTGACTCATGCTTTTCTTCCTGCAGGTCTTATCTGTTTCATTATCCaacttttctgtttatttcaggATCTTTCTGGGCGGTTAATTCCATTTTAATTTACCTTAATAAGGACTTGACTTTCGTTGTGGCACTGGACTACCAACAATGTcccaaactttgtttttttttttttgttttttttttttttaaataaacgtGCCGTTATCGCCTTGTCCTATCCTACCCTTACCTACCCCTCTGCAGATGTGACAGGCATATTAAATAACTGTAAAGACCACACATCTTCACatggtctgctttgctttacTAGGTTTCATAACCAGCCTGAATGAACGTGTGGTTTCTGGGTACAGAACAACAAACCACACATGCTTCCTTTTCTGTTTCTACtcctttgttttgaaaatgcCTGCATCCTTATGACTGTAGTGAAGCAGTAAAAAACCATCACACCGCCGTAGAAACACCCTCTCCTTTATGGTCGTGTGCTAGGAATAAAAAGTGATTGACTGATCGTCTTTGTGACCGCAGAAAACGCTGCAGAATGACACCTCTCGATTTCTAATCACTCAGGttgcagagaggaggaggaggagaagagggggaTGAGCGTAGCGGGAATTTCCACAATCGTGACTCACATCAGACACCCACGCACACACGGgttacacacaaacatgcagcacaTAGCGGTGTATAAATATacagagagctgcagaggtCCATGTTTACTAGGCTGCAAAAATAACATCCTATTTGGAACAATAATACACCTATACACTAGTAAATCACCCTTTATGCTATTTAATTCTGTAAGATTATAATTCTAAACcgtgattccaaaaaagttgggacagtagcGTGTTTGTCACTGAGTTCCGTTAGATCTTCTAACAACACTGTAAGTGTCTGAGGACTGAAGACGCCAACTGTTGAATGACTTAAAGTCTGAAACTGCATACAGGCCAGTCTAGGGCTCTCTTACtgtaaagccatgctgttgtaatttGCGCAGAATGTGTCTTGGCTTTGTCCCACTGAAATAATCAGGCCACTATAGAGGCTTATGTTGCTCCGAAACCTTTATGCACCTCCCAGGATTAATGGTGccctcacagatgtgcaagtgacccatgccatgggcactaaaaCACCCACACAACATCACAGATAGTGGTGTGAGGGTGTGTTAATAACAACctggatggtccttttcctctctAGTCTGGAGGACTTAACTAGAGCTGCAAAATGTAGCAATAATGTGTGATTGCAATTACAATGCAACCCATAAATGATATTCAAAGCATCTTTGCTTGGTTATTAAGGAAAATGCaaagaataatgatagtttctaagaccacagcacacttttccatcgtaggtcagtccatctctgATGAGCTCAGGCCCAGGGAAGTGGGGTTCTGGATGGTGTTGGTATAGAAATCAACAGTGCCTGTCCACTTTTTGGGTGGCTCTGGTTCTGGAAGTCATATTTGCCATTCAGATTCTTTTAAAACCCtgcttaaaacattttttagtgCAAGAACTAAGCTGACCAGCATAGCTTTTCAACCTTTCAAACCATATATGTACATTTTTCCTACACTTATCTTTACTGTAGAGTTTACATCTTAAATGCTAATGTATTTTAGATTACAGCATAATGTTGTCATGAACAGTTGACAGTTTTGTTTGGGGTagacatttctatttttaactgaGACCTTACCAGTGAGAGATGTCGttctgacactctaggattgtgggtactgtagtatTTGGCTAAGAATAAACTCAGTTTTTCTTCAGAAGATGTTCATATGTCATGAACTTTGGTCTTCTACAGGAGCACAGACCATTGTTTCATATCCAGGTATATTGCAGTAAGTCTAACTTGGATATTTCGGACAATATGGCGAATAAAGAAGTCCTTTatatagaaaatgaatgggatttttatttcagaaaccaCACTGTTGATCAATATATGGCTTTTGCTTTGCCTTGAGTCTTAACTTAGATGCAGTGACGTGCTGAGTTACCTGACAGTGGTTTTCCGGAGAGTTTCTGAGCCCAAGTCATGATATTCATCCATGGTGTTCTGCCTTGCCCCTTGCATGCAGATATTTCTCCTgattctctaaatcttttgatGCTCTTATGGACCGTAGAAGGTCAGATCTCTAAATTTCTTGCAGTTGCATGTTGAGGAAtgttcataaactgttggactaGTCAGGAGTGCCCATTCATGGTTGAATGTCCCAGATGTTTTTGAGCAACTTTCCTAGTCTTTTCATGcccctgtcccagcttttttggaacatgttgcaggctTTAAATTCTGGTTATGtgtatcaagaaaaaaaaaaatcaatcattttgAACACCAAATACCTTGTTTaaggttgaaaaggatttgttAATCACTGAATTCTGTTTATATCCAAgtttgtcccaacttttttgaattggGGTTAATGCAGTTTCTCTATGAAGAAGCATGCTGCTCTTAAAAGCACATATCTTAACATAGAAGTCCTTCTGTTAACATCTAAATGAAGATGACATGCGTGTTAGTGTGTTCTCTCTGAGGCGGCTGTCACACGTCTTCATCATCAAACTAACAAAGCGTGCAAACATGAAGCTAAACACTCATCAGTTTATTAGAGTGTAAACACCTGAGCTCCTACAGTAGGAACACCTGAGCTCCTACAGTAGGAACACCTGAGCTCCTACAGTATCAACGTATGTGTCTTTAAAACACCTGAGACTGTTAGAGAGGACATGGTTCAGCCAGAGTTGATCTGAAGAAGACAACAAGAGGAGGAAGGACAGATGGACGAGTACAAAGGTGCCATACAAACAATAAagacaacacaaacacattacaGGAGGGGGAAGAGAGAAGGATGGACAGATGAGCAGGAAGATGCAGTTGCCATGGAGACAGGGCTCTAACTGAGTCCTCTCATGTTTCAGGAGCGTGTCTGTAAGGAACACGCCGTCTGGTAGCAGAGGGGTGTACCAGCACGCCGTTACATAACACCCCGTCTCTCTGTACAGTTATCGTCTACTGTTTCTGAGCCACTGTTTCCTCACGCTCGCTCTGATTCTGGCGGTCCAGATTCTACCAATCACAGCGTCTGAACACTGACAGGTGGGGCTGACTGGCTTCTTTAGGGTCCCTGATAtttaggttgtttgcaatcatgtgatcctgaatgtccgttgggggtcaggaagtgggggcaGCCATTAGTAACGGATGGGAACCagggaaagttagtactttacagctctaaatggacctgtacgctgaaatcatcatcaagaaatttcTAGTGATGTTTTAATGCAACTTAGTGTGAGTTCATGCAGAATCCTGGCAGTCATtcgcccagctgtgatcagctgatagccagccaatcacagctctctctcGCAACACAGCAGCCTATCTAAATATGCTATATTTTTCTCTAATCCTTGCTTGCATTGATGCTAAAGcatcacgctgctgctgctagcaaagcttcacctcctccaccccagcctcctcctttatagactaaagcttcacctcctccaccccagcctcctcctttatagactaaagcttcacctcctccatcccagcctcctcctttatagcataaagcttgttacaccCTCATTCAGATtaatgctactatggattaattgttttgaattaattttaCTGTGTTTTGTATGCATTGTTGTTAATATttctatccatatggggtttTTCAGCATTGCTCCGGAAAGTCAAAGCTGCTtcactaacccagggagcatctttagagcagatcCTTCTCCACAAAATTAAACTGCACATAAATTTtgcaataaaagggtaaaatgtacGATGAGTGGTCCTGACTGGACCCCagtttacctggcatggaggtgattgATGtcacaaatactcagtcctgcagacttTTCTTGCATCATCTATCCAAATGAAGGGAGACATGAGTATATAGTGGTGGTTCTTGACTGGTCAGGTATCAGGACCCTTCACCCCCTCTATACGAGCAATCATGACCAAATTTCAACTAAATTTCTACCACTTAGATTAATCTAATGGAAAATGCTGCTGTTCAGATCTtagatgaaacaaaacacaattgAATGTTAGCATAAATTTCATTCATACTGCCTATTACTGAGATATTATGGTAATTTTGGTACTCTGTTAAAGTATCACCTCATTATCTCGgggaaaaaacagctttgtgatctcaataaaacatttaaataagtCAAAACCTTAAGAAAATTAATCAAATGTACTTTTATCCAGAGAGAAtcaagatggatttgtgtccactcagggcttccatacatcctggatgttttgcagcttttttctcCAGGAACTAGGGAAAagctttgcaacccacttttagGTCCCGACCCACCACTGAGACCACCAGTCTAGAAGAGTCTTGTACTGAAGAGGCTAGCTGAGTCACTTTAACataaaaagtcttcattttgtcacaaacatgcttttcatTGAATCAGTGATTCACTATTAACAGAGTAAACCTCATGGGTTGAGGAATTGATGTGCCATTCACGGACGAGCCTATGCTTTGAAATGGCTCTCTGATGTTagccacagtagctagctcccatttgagtgccagtttcctttcctccatcttttgttgtcatttaatccacattttaaaaaagagtcaAACATCCAGCTCTGCTGAGCcgagccaaatgatccggatCTCTAAAAGGAGacggatttcccatcacaacgaGAGAGACTgaatggacatcagctgaggaaacatgggtcAGTTTAGAGTTTATTGagctaaaatatgactaaactGAAGCGAACTTGACTGCTTTATGGAAACAGATCATACATGAGCGTCGGTTGACACTTGTCCAGACTTTAGACGGAGACTTTTCTAATTCCTTCCTGCTGCCATTtctcagtgagttttttttgcacttagaATATTTGGCATACTTGTAAACAGCTCTAAACATGGCCTCTTTCATAATGTTTCTCTACGCAGATATCATTAATTGTCCCAAACGTCACCTGCAAACCTAATGTCACTATCTGAAAAGTGCTTATCACCACCTACTATAGGGGCGTCAGACAGGCTAAAACCACTGAGTGGATCCTCCCCTGGTGTTTGTGTACATCAGAGATAGTAGTCTCCATGTGACATGCAGCTCTCactaaatctaaaaacatgTGCAGAGTGTTAATATGTTAAGATTTGATGGAGCTATGAGTCACATTTGGACTTAAACTGGACGTCTCAGCTCAGTTAGGATTCTCTCTCTCCGTGAAGCATTAAGTTTTTACGTTTTTGGAGGAAGAACCTCAAACTAGACCCATGGGTGCTGGCAGGGTAAGTCATTTCACACCCACCTACCCACTGTATGCAGAAAGTAGAAGCAGCCACCTTTGAGAGCAGCGAAGCATTCAAAAACCCAtctgttctccatctctcctcctccacagtTGCTTGTTACCAgttcttcttttgtttctaCGACTCCCACACTGTCAGCCATGTTTTCTCCGACCTCCTCAGTCCTCCGCCTCGTTTCTCCCCTCTCCCTCTTTAATATTCAGGCCCTGTTTTCAGCTGAGTCACTCCCAGTCAAATAAGCCAAACTGCCGGGCCGTTTCTACGAGAGGCTGACAGCGAGAAGAGTCAAAGGTCCGAGGTCACAGATGGAGCCGATACCCGTCCTCTCCGGCTGACATTAATCTCGTGCGGAGGAGAATTAGCCGATCAGAGGGAGAAATAAGAGCTGGAGAGGAGGGCTTGGCAGCAGGAGTCGGttcatctatcagtctgaacgGCTGCCAAAACACTCAGACGCCATCTTGGACCGTCGCTGGGTAAAAGGCCGGATTGATGGCCGGCTCAGACAATTTATCCAGAATGTAATATGTCTGTGTTAGGACACAAAAGCCCAACTATTAGAAAACAAGTGAAACTTGGAGGACTTTAGGAAAGTTTACACAGAATTATAAACAAATCAAAAGTTACACAGAGTTCTTCAGTGAGTGATGTAGATTAGGGCTCCATAACCAGgaatatatggacaaaattcaGTACtgatttcaggtgtttcaatcagacccatagccacaggtgtataaaatcagcGGTCTCtatctgtgatcctaaatgggtcgttctgaagagctcagtggtactctgatggatgccacctttgaaaAATCACGGTTTGTGatatttcatccctgctggatattccacagtcagctgttagtgatgttattagaaagtggaagagttcaggaacaacagcagctcagctaTGAAGAGGAGGACcacctaaaatcacagagttTCACCCTTGCTTCTCGCTAGTTcgacccacttttccaaaactTGCCACCTATGGTCTACTAGTTGGCAATGGAGACAAAACTGTCaaatagaaagtggaagcatttaggaacaacagcaactcagccactaagtggaagaccatgtaaaatcacaaagcggggtctgaacttccactggcaacaatgtaaacactaaaactagggatgtacaatattaCTGGTCTGGTATCGATATTAGCAGATATTAGctgaaaaaggcaaatatcatatcggcagatatcaacatttctgGGGATATTTATATCCAATATTTTCCCTTTATATTTCAGAATACATCGACTGTAAATTTGGTCCACAAATACTAACAATTTAGTAGGGGTGGcagaaaaaatcgatacagcatagtattgtgatattttgtctggcGATATATCGGATTGTCTCCTCCATCAAGtatcatctttttttaactaattGCTAATGTGAACTGAAGTCTTTgatgatggaaaaataaaatccattgtttgtccagtgaggtccgcagaggtgacggtcatagagcaggagaaagttagtacaacaaacatggcagcaccaggggaaggacattaggaatgaaAGAagggcatgaatgagatggacatgacacatgaggtctgcaagaagtgctacatgaaaataaaatactgcgtAAATATGAAAAACATGAGGGCAGGACCAATGCTACAACAGCTAAAGACTTGAAACAATGGTATAAATTGCAATATATGGTattgcaatactcactgtattgcaaaatgtttaaaattgcaaaaatatacgaaatatacaaaaatataataaaataatgtattGTGACCCAAATATTGTGATAATATCGTCCCATGGGGTCATTAGTGATTCCCATCCCTATCAACTATGTGGCCTACTAGTTGGCAATGGAGGCAACACTGTTAGTCaaatagaaagtggaagcattcaggaacaacagcaacttagccactaagtggaagaccatgtaaaatcgcAGAGTGGggtctgaacttccactggctcaagctcaaccctcagtcttaactcgctCCTCAAAACCAAGTTTAAGGGCCATCCGGTGACTTAGAAATGGGCCACCCTGTAATAGCAGTTatgatttcagactgtagagggcagtaatgtgccaaaattgtgtagtctgtcgattcagatgaagaaaaaaaagaataacaagaacgtgttaatattcaaccagataacatgtataaacaccacaaccaaAGACCTATTCAACTGAAAGTCTCCGTATAACATTGCCATTAGCTAACGCCAAACACCAGTTGTAACTCATAGGCTTGTCAGTGACGGCACGGTTACTGGCTTATGATTGTAGGAAAAAAGTAAACGTTACGCTACAAAGCGTAAACgctaaaaaggcaaataatccataaaattacattaaactaagatattagagtgtttttttgtaacttttagatctctattaacaagaaatttacatttgtagctcgATTTCTTCCCCGCATTtgccgccatctttctttgagtgataaccctcaataccaagggagctccaggaacatctcaaaactgagggagataaagccctcaaacttgcccctcaactcaactctcAGGGGAACTGGGACAGCCCTCGCACTCCGCAGGAACGaacattttgagactgagggttaagatcgagggttaaggggagaattgggattcagcctgaaactagggatgcacgatttTATCGGTCTGGTAACAGTCTCTGCAGagatcaaaatttctgccaatatttacatctgatattttgcctgtgtatttcagcatacatCGACTGTAAATTTGGTCCACATATACTAATagattagtggagttttagtctgaaccaacagacctatgctAGTTGAGGTCTTTTCTGTATTTAGCCTCATTCTTTA
This genomic stretch from Cheilinus undulatus linkage group 22, ASM1832078v1, whole genome shotgun sequence harbors:
- the LOC121504590 gene encoding endophilin-A1-like, yielding MSVAGLKKQFHKATQKVSEKVGGAEGTKLDDDFKEMEKKVDVTSRAVLDIMTKTIEYLQPNPASRAKLSMINTMSKIRGQDKGPGYPQAESILGDAMLKFGRELGEESCFGLALIDASEAMKELGEVKDALDMEVKQNFIDPLQNLHDKDLKEIQHHLKKMEGRRLDFDYKKKRQGKVQDDEIKQALEKFDESKEIAEQSMFNLLESDIEQVSQLAALVQAQLEYHSRSAEILQQLSSKMEDRIKEVSSKPRKEYAPKPRMTLELLPPSESHNGGIHSAKSPGRSPAPMDQPCCRALYDFEPENEGELGFKEGDVITLTNQIDDNWYEGMINGQSGFFPINYVDILVPLPH